ATATGGGAATCTAAAATTAATGTGTTTAGCATTAGATCATCTACTGAActttaaaggcagaaaatttttaatttcttaataagtattttaataattataCTCAGATGGCCAGAGAAAGTCACAACTACAATTGgttaaaatcagaatttctcCTGGAAAAATGTTCAAGTACTTTTTCTTGTCACTTGTTAGTATATTGTAGGGAAAATAGACCAAAAATCTatctaaaaaaaatcaaatattttctgtttctccttatGTTCAATACCTACAAATTTAGGCATTTCAGAAATTTGTCCCATTTATTCATATCTGTCCCTCTGTTTGGCCACAGAATATAAATGGACCAATTAAGACCACTACttcacttccattttttcccattcttttgaCATCCTATGATTGAAATCTTTCAGagctagaaaatgaaaaggggTGGTGTGAACTTGTAactattttactttgtttttaaaaccttcaAAATACTAAGGATGcatgattttgttttcaaacttcAGGTTGAAAGAGAAGCATATTTCAACAGAGAATCTTTTCACTGTAAAAtctttcaagtgaaaaaaattggCTAACAGTTCTCACGTTCATAGTACTGAAGGTTTTTAAGCTCTGATTCAGAAGTACCTCAGCCACAAATCAATggagtttgggaaaaaatattaaagagctCGTGTTTGAACAGAATGTAATGTCTTTCTTCATCAAGCTGTGTTGGATACAATAAGGAACAATATGCTGGACTAGGCAGACTTTTGCTCCGATGCCGTAGCAAGAGTTTGGCTCTTTTTCTGGCACTgaagttctttccagtttacATTCAGAAATAATGAACTTAATGGGGCAGACCTCAAGCCTTATACAACACTGAGCTGATAATTATATCAGACTTTACCATATAAAATACATTGTACTACCCATAAAAGATACTAAGATAGTTCAGCCCAGTGACATTAACTTTCCATGGTTAGCTGGTGATGACACATATGCTTCGCTATTGCACTAAATCATTAAAGCTAGCATACTTTTAAGCATGCAAATTTGGACAGAGAAATCTGAGGCCTTTTGATCCTGACTTTAATTAGTGTAGGCAAGTTTATTGTTTATCCTAAGTATgcacttttgttttctgaatgtCATCCAATCATCACTACCCACCTTGAAGTACTACAGCTAGCTCCCCTCTTCACTCAATTTTACCCTTTTTTGAAACAGAAGTGTCTTCTGTAGCCGTTTTGCTTGGGCAAGTCTTTGCCTAAACTTTGTAAAGTTATTTTAGTCTTTCCATATAAGTCAGCATACAGCTAGCCTCCAAATCACTTTTAttgttccttcctttctttcttctctctttcttgtaattttttccaGTCATAGGATGCCAGAATGGAATGCAGTATTTCAGGTGTAGTCATCGATGCTAAAGGGGAAGGAAGGTATCGTCTTCCTCCTTTGCTGACAGAATATGCCACCTCCACAAGAAAATCACTGTATCCCTTGTTCCTCCCACTCTCTTCAAATCTCTACAAATGCATTCCTTTCAAAATGCTTCAGACATAGTAACCCAGAAAGATGCAAAGAGTTGAGCTAAAACTGGAGAAGGATgggaaggcaaagcaaaacaggaagAGTTCAGTACAACAGGACTGTATAAACCTACATGTGTCATGGCGGTCAAATGCAGGTAACAAAAGATCAACAATCatggaggaaaagaagcaggGGACTGATTCACCAAGCTTTTTAATGTTGTGTATTCAATTATACTTGTGGAGGAGAATCCTACCCAGGCAGTGAGGTTGCATTTTACGTCTGCTTTGTCACATCGTAAACAACGACACAATGTGTAAGACAGGGGAGAATCAAACCCCATATGTTCTCAAATCTGCTGAGCCTTttatatgcctttttttttttttaatggggaatTCATAAAATACAACTCTTTCCTACAAAGACTTCCAGTTTCAacagatgaaaatgttttcatgagAAAGGCTTTCCATGGAAATACTCCCGACTTTCAGTCCTCTGTGGCTAGAGCTCCCGCAGCCCTGAGTGCTGGAGTCAGCCACCCTCACTTGCCAGGGAAGCAAGGGCAAACCGGGAAACAACCTTGGCACAACAAGCAGCTACAAAACCTtggcacagcactgcctgcagagTGAGGAACGAGTGGGACTGTCGAGAGAAGTGTGAGGAACACATTGGCCCAAATTCCCTGCAGATCTGGGTTTCTACTTTTCAGACAAAGAAGAAAGCAGTATATTTCAgctctcccttccttttcccactaCAGCTCAGTGACTGCCCCAACCTATGCCATCTTTTAAGAGTCCCCTAGAAAGCATGCGTAGATGTGAACTGGACACCAGCACCTCAATCCAATGTGGTGCCTTCCTTACACACTGTAACAAAGACAACATTGCCAGTTGGCCAAAAAAACAGGATTTTGAGTTCAGCATCAGCTGGGAGTGACTGTATGCAGCAAGCCAGGTCACCATGGCACAGAGCAATGCTAATCCAACAAATAATCTGCTCAGCCAATTTCCCATGTTTGCCTTCAGGCATCAAGATTGACATCCCAAGTGGACAGGAACAATATACAATCTTTCCAGCTGAAGCCTACTTATATTATCCACCCTGCACTGCAAATCAGAGTAATAAGGAGCTACCAGAAAGCAGGTCATTTTGGCTCTTCAAGAAGTACTAAAATCAGAAGGCTTATTTTGTAAAAGGAAGAGTTTTACTGGCTCTTAGTAGTGATTTACTCTAAGTTGAATTTACACAGAAATTAGAACTAAACTTGCATACTTAAAATtagaataatgaaaaagaaattaccatTTTGAAATCTGTATAGTAGTCTATCAAAGACAGCTTAAGACATGCATTGTtcctgagaaaagaaagaataaaagcatgATTGAAAGTTTAGCCTGACCTGTTTAAGCATGTTAAATTCTCAGTTATATTGTGGTGAACTTATAAGCAGTTATTCAGCTTGGCTCCTGTTACAGATACTCTACATGTCAGAACAAGCAGACCTGGAGTATGCGCAGAGGGCTAAGCAGACAGTGGCAGCATCTGGAATACAGTAAGTCCTCTTCCCAAATCTTTTTTCCTAGTATATTTCTGACTCCAGCTCTGGTAGCTGGTTTTGCTGGAGGAAATCACCATTGCTTCTTTCTCATTTGAGTAAAGGGTTTTAACAATAAAACACTACTGGGAAACCTGGGGAGAAGGTAAAGAGTCTGTCTTCGCAGTTGCACCAGTTTTCAGCATTGCTTACGTTCAGATGGGGGCACTTTGTCTCCtctggtcccttccaatcccaGCTAAGCATGCAGAAGTCTCCAGAAGTCAAAACAGTGCACTATGACAGAAACcaaattaacatattttaaagacccccccaaaaaaagttacttttggctaaaatctttttttctgttagttcTGGCAAAGTTTACTGTGCTTTCACAGTATTAAAAATCAACATTCTCTGTATTAAATTAACTTTCATTATTTCAATATAAAATTGGAAAGCAtacaagaaaatgcaaacataGATTCCTTGAAGCTTGTCTTCTGCAAAGCTTCAGTCAAAAATTACCACATAAATTAAAGTGCACctaaaaagaaaactggaacCAGAATGTTTATGGATGTTTATGGAATGTTTATGAATGTTTATGTGACATGTGGATGCGGATAAAATTCAAACAAGAATTCGAGGCAACATTTGGTTGCTGAAGTAGTTTTATGACACCATCTTAAGGATTCTGATGGTGTTTGTTCAAAAGAAGCCAAGCCTCAAGGGAAACAGGTGTCCCTGGGAGGacctgctggatctctctttGTAAGGAAGCAGACGGAACTTGCAGTTTCTTCTTCCACTTTTGTGGGAAGATATTTTTGGTAGAAGAAAAGAATTCTGGTCTCTGTGCAACTGCTCACTTGGTTTATTATCTTTAGCACATCATAAATACCCTTCCAAGGTCACTTCCTATGAAGTGCTGAGTATCTTTATGCAGTGTTGAGGCAATGTAGAaacactgcacagaaaaaacaaaaatctccttgttgataaagaaaatttaaaaaaaaaattaccactATTTCATGGAGTCCTACCCCAAGTTATTCCAACTCCTTGGACatcagctgcaggcaggccaCTCAAAAGGGGTATCCAGCACTGTTTACTATCTGTCCAGGGGGCATTGAGAAGATTATTTAggctgggatccatctcagtgAACTTAATTAAATTTCAGTATCTAAAATAATCTTTCAGATTTTCCTAAGGACAGTGGAGTGATCATGACAAATGATACTTTATTCCTTTCTAGGCTGAGAGCCTTTAAAGGGGAATAGCAACGCCAAAATGGTAAAGCAATACAGTTATGACAGGCTGTCCCCATGACTCTCTGCAGCCCCTTAGGCAGGTGTCACATTTTCACTTTGTGGGAGCTGAATTACTAGAGtactgattttcaaaagcaaacagatCTCATCACTGTCACATGAAGCAAGATTTAACCTTCTGGAGAAGGATGGTCAGAGGTTTCCTTCATGATTCCAGATGGCCAGCATGTCATCCAgcctcagcctggagcagcagagagactGGAGCATTGTCTCAACCCCTGCACCCTTTAACATGAGCTTCTCAGTCAAGCCCTGGGAGTATCAGCCACAGGAACAGTTTCCTAATAGTAAATTAACTTCCAGTTTGAGTCCTTTAGCCAagacaatatatttttaaatcctaTACTTTAACTCAGGCAGAAGTTTTGCATAACCTTTATGCAAAAACCTATGAGATTCTATGAGCTGTGCAATGCAAATTCATAAATCAGTCAACCGTAATAGACAAAACTGACCTGGAAACACATCaagattcatttttttttcattttcctagtATAGATTACAAACATCCAGGAAATCCACTCAGTATAGGTGAATtcaacagaaaatactttttttttcagagtatgCCTCTAAGAaaagttgttttatttaaacaagaagaaatcagattacaattttcttcctcttgcaaGCTTAAGCACGCTTAGCAGGTACAATTTACTACTGGAATAACAGGAAAGAATAGGAAAATACTTGTTATCTGTTATTTGCATTACTGCAGCACAATCAAGTACCTGTCAGTGAGCACTCCACAGAGATGGAATAAAACCACGTACCCTGCCCAAAGAGCTAACCTGCTCTGGAGGACAAGAGGCACAGTCCCATCTAGACAGTCATGAAAAGCTGGGAACTACTAGGAAAACTGTGGTCAGCACAATGAGCAGATCAGTGTAATTGCTCTTAATTGGActatttaattcaaaattacaTTGTATCCAAACATTTTATAAGAGGTGGTTATGGTTATGCtgatttagtatttttttcttttatttttgttaatgtaTTTAGTTACCTGTTTTTAAAAGCCATCTCCTTTTGGAAACTATTTATTGGTCTCTGAATTTTACTGTTGTCTTGTAGGACAATTTGGGCAGGGGGTGTTTCTTTGactttttcaaagaattttcaTAGACTaggaaaacaagtttttctCTTACAAAATGCAGGACTTCTTTACCTATCTACTTTTCTAAGCATTATACTAAGAGGCATGTCAACAACCTTTCAACTAACTAAAATGTCCTGCAGTGTAGTGCCACTGTTTTTCTAACTCAACATCAAAGCAATAACTTCCTAAACTTCTGGAACTGCTTGTGAGTCCAAGATCTTATTTGTATCACTATTGCTTCAGGCActccatattttcttttctctgtaatCTTCGTGTAAAGAGCATGCTGCTTTATCAGCTGGACAGCCCTTGCCTCTCATCTCAACCCCAGACTTTCCTGCACCGTAGCACATCAGGCTAGAGAGAGAACAATCCTTCAGAAACTGGCGGTTTAGTTCACTATTCTCCAGATTCTGGGGCTGATTTTATCAAGACTTCATACTGGATTCGTCTGTTCATTTCCCCTATGACTTTTGGCAGCTCCGAAATTCCTGCTGACTTTACCAAAAAAAGGAACATAGTTTATCGAGAAAGCAGGAGTGTAACTCTGACATACggggagaagaaaagcttgTGTAGGCAGTCAACAGAAGGATAAGGAAAGCCCAAAGGAGTCATCGCCTCAAAACGTTCTGTTTCACATTGCTGAAACTGCTTATTTGTATACGCTCGTAGATATTTTGTGTTAATTAGGTGTTATTTAATGATCTCAATCACTTTCTAGGGACCAGTGGCCAAATACAGCCCACACGACAGCTTACACTATTCACGACTTCCTCAAATACCCCTCTGTGGGGTAACGTAAGGGAGTTACTCAGTTGCAAACCCGCATTTGTTACACCCAGATTGTTCAGCCCTGCCAGGACGGTTCTGGGACAGCCATCGCGGCTGAAGCGggtaaatattttatatacagaCTGGTACTTACACGCTTTTCCTCATCATAATAAAGTTTAAATCTCAGTCTTGAGCTGTCAATTTGCAggtccttttcttttcttgctcatcattattatttattttaggatCTCTAAAGTTCCTGGCGGGTTTAAGTGTAGTTTTGgtgttattttggtttggggtttttttgcttcagctATGGAGCTCACTCGGGTGTATTTCGTGGCTGCTGTTGTTCCCTCCTCTCCGGAACCGCGATCCCTGGGTAGACGGGCGGGGGCAGTGGCCGCCAGCAGCCGGCACGGCACCCCCCGCGCTCCAAACCCCCCGGAATTCCCCATCCTGCCCCCGGCCTGAGCGCGCCCATCGCGGAAACCGCGGCGAACGGCGCCCAGCAGCCGCGGCGGGGCAGGCACAAGTACGGCGCTGCGAGGCGGGGAGCGGAGCGCGGGGCTCTCCCTTCGAGAGGCGGGCGGGAGCGGCTCCGCGCCGAGCGAGCCGCACTGAAGCCCCGCATGGCGCGGCTCCACATGGCGCGGCCCCGCTCGGCGGCAAGGTGAGTCTGCGGCAGCACCACctgggctggggaagaggggaacGGGACGCCGAGCGGAGCCTCCCGCGGGCTCCCGGGCGAGGCAGCCCGGCAGCAGCGGCTGAGCTGgagcgcgggggcggcgggcgggagccgggcggggcgcgggcggcggctccCCCTGGCCGGGCGGCGCTTGGTTTCTCCTGCCAGTGGAGGCAGGGCCAGGCGCGGCGAGGGTGGGCGCGGAGTTGgcggcagggctgggggcagtcGGCGGCGAGCTCCGGAGGAGTTTGTTCTGCACGCGGGGCGGGAGGTGAGGGACGGGGTCCGGGACCGGGCTCGCCTCCGCTGCGCTCCGCGGTGGGTTTTGGGGCCGGGAGTTTGTAGCGGCCGTGGCGGAGGGGAAGAGCCCCGGGGCAGGGACAGCGGGTGAGGAGCCGCGGGACACGGTGGGCGGTGGCGGGTTAgatcctcctctttccctccgTGCTACGCCGGTGAAGTCGACGGCCGGGTGGGAAGGTGGCGGCGTGAGCTGGAAGTGGGCGAAAACTTGTTCCTCCGCGTGTTCTCCCGCTctcccgcggggccggggccaccCGGGCGAGCCGCTTATCGGGGGCGGGGGACGAGACGCGGGCCGGGGGAGGGTGGGTGGGCGCGGGCAAGAGGagccgcgccgccccgccgctgccgtgtcccttttctcccctgccGCAGGTCTCGCCGCGGGAAGCGGAGCGGAGCCAGCCCCCGAGGGCGAACTCCTGCCCCCGAAGAAAGGGCTGCCCGGAGCCGGCCCCCGCCTCGCCGCGCCGCCCGGAGCCGGAGGTGCCCGGAGGGAAAAGTTgcgtgcggggccgggccgggcgagATGCCGGGGCGCGGCGCgctctgcctggggctgctgctgcccgtcCTGCTGGGCTGCGGCTCGGCGCAGCCCGGCGGCTGCCCGGCCCTCTGCGAGTGCTCGGAGCCGGCCAAGACGGTGAAGTGCGTGAACAGGAACCTGACGGCGGTGCCCCCCGACCTGCCGCCCTACGTGCGCAGCCTCTTCATCACCGGCAACCCCCTGACCCACCTGCCGGCCGGCGCCTTCCCCGCCCAGCGCCTGCCCGACCTCGCTTCCCTCAACCTCAGTGGCAACCACCTGCGGACCGTGGAGGCCGGCGCCCTCGCCCTGCCCGCCCTGCGGCAGCTGGACCTCAGCGGCAACGCGCTGGCCTCCTTCAGCCCGCAGGCCTTCGGGGAGGGCGGCAGCCCGCTGGAGGAGCTGGCCCTCCGCGGGGCCCTGCGCGACCACGGCgtcctgctcagcctggccGCTCTGCTGCAGTCCGGGACCCTGCGCAACCTCAGCCGCCTGGAGCTGGCCGACAacgggctgctgctgctgccctctggCATGTTCACTGCCCTGCcggccctgcagcagctggaccTCAGCAACAACTCCCTGGTGGGCCTGCGAAATGTCTCTTTCCAGGGGCTGGGCCAGCTGCAGAGCCTCAACCTCAGCGACAACTCTCTGAGTGTGCTGTGGAACAGCACCCTGGCCCAGTTCCGCAGCCTGCCCGCGCTCCAGCACATCGTTCTGGGCCACAACACCTGGGTCTGTGACTGCGCCATCGAGGACCTGGTGGCCTGGCTCAAAGAGAGCGACCAGGTGGAGGGCAAAGAAGCCCTGACGTGTGCCTCCCCTGACAAGATGTTGGGCAAAGCACTGCTGAAGATCAACAGCTCAGACCTGAACTGCTCTGTGCCCATAGATCTGCCTTCCCAGCTACAGACTTCGTATGTCTTCCTGGGGATAGTCTTGGCTCTCATTGGGGCCATATTCCTTCTAGTTTTGTACTTGAACCGAAAAGGAATCAAAAAGTGGATGCACAACATCAGAGATGCCTGTAGGGATCACATGGAGGGCTACCACTACAGATACGAGATCAACGCAGACCCCAGGCTAACAAACCTCAGCTCCAACTCGGATGTCTGACAAAATGCCCCAGGTGCAGGGCAGTGCAAAGTACCTATGCATGAAAAGTAGACTTATGCTTTACCCTCGTGCTTGCTTCCATCTCCCCTGAAAAGTCTCAGACGTGCTTGTAATTTGAGGGGGATATGCCTCCCTGTGACGTcaagttaatttttgttttgagacACTGGACAGCTGAGCATGGCGTTCAGCTGTATGTAGGAAACAAGCTGCTACTTATTTTCCTCCTTACCTGTCTGCACTtgtgggaaattttttttcaagacgtcaaaagaaaaaaaggattctgATGATCCAAAGCCACCAGAGTTTATAAAATGTTTACTAATGCAGACGCCATTCAACAAAAGCTGCCTCAACTTTTTGGGAAAATAATGTTATGTTCCCCTGTGCCAGTTTTGATCTTGTATATCTGAATTGAGATGCAATGATTACATTTCATAGACTACCTtgagattttaaaaaccaaacaaaatcctttTAACAGCTCTTCAGAAGGAAATCAAATAGCAAGCATGCACAAATACTGTATAGTTTTACACGTTAGGAAATTTATGATCTCAGTAAGTCTCTTACTGTTTTGTAGTTATTTTTGACTGTAGTTTACGTAACTTGACAGAATTTTTTATACAAACTGCATCTAAACTCCATCTAAACTCAGTCTGAACtgttaaattaaataaacagtCTTACAAGAACTGTTGTGTTTGCTGTTCAATGAGAAAAGTATGGACATCTAAGAATGTGAATAGCGCTACAGTCTCTGAAGTAATAGCCCTGCAGTAGTAATATGAATAAAATTTTATACAAATGTGTAGCTTAGAGGCATAAATGTTTGACAATTTTCTGATATATGCTAAGAGAATTACACTGAGCTTAATTACACTGGGAATTAAATGACAAGAGCAGTTTCACTTGGCACAAACCCCTCAGACTGCTCTCTGCGAGCACCTGCATAATGTCAAGACAGATGCTAGGGTCCACTTTCCTGGAAAGGTACAAGCTAATAGAATTTTCATAAGGTCTTCTctaccaaataaaaaaaaaaatcaaattaaattgTGGAGTTGGTAAGCTAAAGAAAATTTTACCTAAACAGAATTGCTTATTATAAAAAACCATACTTGTGTGTCCTGAACTAAATTAAATGCAGCTCAGTTGTGCGGCCGGCAAGCTCTAGGCTTGTACATCACTACAGCATTTGTTAGattgctgtttcctttttaagGTCTCAGTACTTGTGAAGTTCTGTAGCGGTCTACATCCAGTAACTTGATGGAACTTTACATTTATCTCAATGCATTTAACAGGTGCACTTCAGTATGGTATGTTGCTTACTGCTTGCTTGGGAATGCATTTTCTTGTAAATAGGTAAAGCATGCAAGAAACCCCGTCAGAATGCCTACTTTAAGATGCAGCTCTGACCACATATAGAAAGGTTAGCAAGAACCTTCCAGTGGTTGCCAATAATTAGTGCACTTTTTCTAATCTATTTATGgtttcttaacaaaaaaaaaatacaccagcTGTAAAAGTGTGATGTGACTTGATATATATCAGTTTATTTGTGGAGCTTTTTCCATGGTCACTATTACTTGAAGCTCTTGAGCATCTCTCAAATTTTATGAATTGCTGGCtaattccttttgctttcaaaagtgGCAGTTCTCTCATAGATGTATACATTTGGTAAAGAGCtcataaatataaaatagtCTTTAAAGTATCAGaagaaatataattattttggGCATCAGTAttattcaaaagcatttttcatctCCTTGCGACTTCAGACAAAGCAAGTAGCACAACTTGCTTTAGGctaattttctatttctttaaattGGATTTGTTTAatagcagtgatttttttatgtACTTATGTGCATTTACccttaaaagtaaaaaaagaatggCTATTAATTACAATTAATGTTTTGTAAATCAGTATATTTTGCAATTAATGTGAATTAAGTGATAGCATATTTCTCCTGCTGTAATTTAAATGTTTGAGCAATATCTGGTTAACGGCATATGAATTAAGTTTGCGGATTCTTATAAAGCAGACTGCCCGTCTGAATATTAGCTGCCCATATTTTAAGGATAGTGTGAAAACCCCCGTGTGAAGAACTATTACTGTTGCCACTATGCAAACCGTTCATACTTGGTATACATCAGATAGTTTATGTAAGAAGCTAGAACTTACAGCAGCTATGCAGTGTGCTTTGTTGTATCGGTTATTCTGGAGATTATCAACTTACACTTACCTGTACAGTGCCAAGAGGAGTAGAGCATCATCCTTGCTTTAGATGCTTCTGTAATATAACAGATAAAATGTGTGCAAACCAAGCCATTTCTTGGGCAATTTCCTGAGTTTTGTTAACAGATACTTTAAAGTAACTACAGTAAAAGCAATTATCCGTGATGTGTTAATGTAACTGCCGTGCATTTGTAGAGCTGTGTAAGGACAGGCAACGACTTTTAATTGCAGTCTCTCACCAATGGAGCGAGTATTTGTATAGTGGGCAAGTGTAactgttgttgctgttactaCACGTATTATTCTAAagattattattactattatttttgtATCTTAGTCAATGTAATAGAAATTTATTAGAGACCTGGTGACAgctactttaaaataatttttgtcatttcctTACGTGTGTATTTATTAGGATGTAAATTTAGCATGTGTCAGTGTTGTGTTGGATGATGTTCTCCTGCAGTGTTTGACCAAACAGTGAATGCTTTGGTGTTTTGTACAATGCATTATTTGATCTTAAATTCCCTTCCATAAACAGTGCTTGaaatttgttctgcttttctttctcaaaataatTAACAGTGGTACTCAGAAGACACATAAAAGTATCTCCCACACTACTTTGGAACATGGTTAAAAactaaacatttaaaatatcattagTTTCAAGGTTCTTCTGAAGCACATTTTATAATCCTACTCTGCTTTGACACCTGAGATTCCATTTGACTACTATTTCCAGAGAAGCTTATTCATTCATTCTTCAATAAAACACGTGCAGTACTAAATGCctctaaaatgtgttttgtatACATAAATCCCCAAAGTTCTGCATGACATAGTTGTTACTGAAAAACATCCAGACTAAAGTAGTGGGCAAATCTTCATGAaaggctgcagagctcagaaGCAGAAAGGATCATTTCTCCAAG
The window above is part of the Corvus moneduloides isolate bCorMon1 chromosome 3, bCorMon1.pri, whole genome shotgun sequence genome. Proteins encoded here:
- the TPBG gene encoding trophoblast glycoprotein isoform X1; its protein translation is MARLHMARPRSAARSRRGKRSGASPRGRTPAPEERAARSRPPPRRAARSRRCPEGKVACGAGPGEMPGRGALCLGLLLPVLLGCGSAQPGGCPALCECSEPAKTVKCVNRNLTAVPPDLPPYVRSLFITGNPLTHLPAGAFPAQRLPDLASLNLSGNHLRTVEAGALALPALRQLDLSGNALASFSPQAFGEGGSPLEELALRGALRDHGVLLSLAALLQSGTLRNLSRLELADNGLLLLPSGMFTALPALQQLDLSNNSLVGLRNVSFQGLGQLQSLNLSDNSLSVLWNSTLAQFRSLPALQHIVLGHNTWVCDCAIEDLVAWLKESDQVEGKEALTCASPDKMLGKALLKINSSDLNCSVPIDLPSQLQTSYVFLGIVLALIGAIFLLVLYLNRKGIKKWMHNIRDACRDHMEGYHYRYEINADPRLTNLSSNSDV
- the TPBG gene encoding trophoblast glycoprotein isoform X2 produces the protein MPGRGALCLGLLLPVLLGCGSAQPGGCPALCECSEPAKTVKCVNRNLTAVPPDLPPYVRSLFITGNPLTHLPAGAFPAQRLPDLASLNLSGNHLRTVEAGALALPALRQLDLSGNALASFSPQAFGEGGSPLEELALRGALRDHGVLLSLAALLQSGTLRNLSRLELADNGLLLLPSGMFTALPALQQLDLSNNSLVGLRNVSFQGLGQLQSLNLSDNSLSVLWNSTLAQFRSLPALQHIVLGHNTWVCDCAIEDLVAWLKESDQVEGKEALTCASPDKMLGKALLKINSSDLNCSVPIDLPSQLQTSYVFLGIVLALIGAIFLLVLYLNRKGIKKWMHNIRDACRDHMEGYHYRYEINADPRLTNLSSNSDV